The genomic DNA TCAATTTTTTGTTGAAAAAAAAATATGGAACAAATGTAAAAAAAAAATGATATTATTAGGATTAAACAATTTTTTTAATAAAACTGAAATCAGTAAAATATTAATGAAAATTAGTTTAGATAGATCAATTATTATTTTTTCTGAAACTACATCAAAAATATATGGAGATAAATTTTTCTCTAATATAGATCAAATTATTTATGGAATAAACTCAAATAAATGGAATAAAACATTTAAACCAAATATTTTATTAACAATTGGAACAAATGTTTTATCTAAAAAAATAAAAAATTTACTAAGAAAATCCCCCCCTAAATATCATTGGCATATCGGAGATAATTGTAAGGATTATCCTGATACTTATTTCAAATTAAATACATATTGGAATATTAATCCTGAATATTTTTTTAAAATAATTTTAGAAAATAAAAATTTTATAAATTCTAATTATCAAAAAAATTGGAAAATTTTAATAAATAAAATAATGAAGAAACAAAATTCTTTTCTTAAAAAAGAAAAGAATTTTTCAGATCTAAAAGCTCTTTTTTTTATTTTTTCAAAAATTCCTATAAAATCAGTTTTACAATTAGGAAATAGTATGATCATAAGATATTATCAATTATTTAATAACAAAAGAAGAATAGATTCTTATTGTAATAGAGGGATATCAGGGATAGATGGGAGTGTATCAACTGCAGTAGGACATTCTTTAGCTAGTAAAAAAATTGTAACGTTAATTATCGGAGATATAAGTTTTTTTTACGATAGCAATGCATTATGGAATAATTATACCCCAAAAAATTTTAGAATAATACTTATAAATAATAAATGTGGAAATATTTTTAGTATAATTTCGAATGAAAAATTTGAAAAAGAAGTATTTAATTTTTTTGAAACAAAACACGATTTATGTGCAGATAAATTATGTGAAATGTACAAGTGGAATTATGAGAAAGTATCCAATTTATATAGACTAAAATATATTTTATCATTTTTTTGGAAAAAATCTAGTCATCCATTTTTATTAGAAGTAAATACAAAAAATTGTAAAAATGCAGAAATTTTTAAAAAATTTTTATATAGTTCTAAATAAAAAAAATGATTTAAAAATTCTAAAAAATAATTTAATTCTAGAACATATTTCTCTAAAATATACTTTATTACTATAATTTTTCAAATTTTTAGCATTAAATGAAACAACATCTAATCCTAGATATCTTCCAATGAAGATTGCTCTTTCATTATGAAATTTTTGAGATATAATTGTAAATTTTTTTTGATGAAAAATTTTATAAACTCTTATTATAGAGTTTATAGTATTGATTCCATATAAATCCTCATATATAATATTAGATGGTATTCCTCTTTTTATTAATTCTAATTTCATCATTCTAGGTTCATTATAGTTTTTTTCTTTGTTATCTCCACTTACAATAATATATTTTATTTTTTTTTTATATAAAAGTAGTTTAATTGCATCCATTCTATACTTAAAATAATAATTAATTCCTCCTCCATGTAAAAATTTAGAAGTTCCTAACACTACTCCAAAACTATTATATGGAATTTTTTCAATAGAATTATAATTTTTATTTTTTGCCCCAAAACTTATTAAATAATAAGAAAATATAATTATTGAAATTATAATAAAAAAAATACATATGTTAATTTTTTTATTAAATTATTCATACTTTATTTATTAATTTTTTTTTATTAATCATCACATTCTATAATCCATTTTCCTTCTTTAAAAAAAGAATCATATTGTTTAAATTTAATTTTTTTTCTTTCTCCGGTGACAACGTTACGAATTTTAATTTTATTATTTCTACCAAATTTTTTTTTTCTATCATATTTAAATATAGATGATATACTATCGATCAATATATTAGATCTAAATAAAAAATAAAGTATTTTTTTATTAATATCATAAATTCTTTCTTGAAATAAATTAAATGCATTTTGTTTATATACAATAAGTGGATCTTTTTGTTCAAAAACAGCATTCTGAACTGAGAATCGTAAGTTATCCATTTCTTTTAAATGGTCTCTCCATGTATCATCTACAAAAAATAATATAGATTTTTTTTCAAAATCTAAAAATAAAGACTCACCTTTAGTAATATTAAAATCACATAAGCTAGACGTACATAAAATATTTTTATTTTCATTTGTAAATATTACTTGTATCTCATAATCATCTATATCATTGTTAATTTTAATATTAGATATATATGGATTAATATAATTTGTAATTATATTATTTTTTCTAATTTTATAATAATCAATAAGTGAATTATGAATTTTTTCAATATAATCATCAATTTTATTAACAATAAATTCATTTTTTTTTATTAAACATTTAATACCAAATACTTGAAAAAAATCTAATTTCAAATTATCAAAATTTTTTATAAATTTATTTTTGGAAATCATAATTTTCAATAAAATATATATCATATTAGATATATCTAAATCTAATTGATTTCCATATAATGCATTTTTTCTTTTTTCATAAATAAATTCTCTTTGTTTATTAATTACATCATCATAATCTAACAAACGTTTTCTAATACTAAAATTATTATCTTCTATTTTTTTTTGAGCTTTTTCAATAGATTTTGTTAATAAA from Blattabacterium cuenoti includes the following:
- a CDS encoding SanA/YdcF family protein, which gives rise to MLGTSKFLHGGGINYYFKYRMDAIKLLLYKKKIKYIIVSGDNKEKNYNEPRMMKLELIKRGIPSNIIYEDLYGINTINSIIRVYKIFHQKKFTIISQKFHNERAIFIGRYLGLDVVSFNAKNLKNYSNKVYFREICSRIKLFFRIFKSFFLFRTI
- the menD gene encoding 2-succinyl-5-enolpyruvyl-6-hydroxy-3-cyclohexene-1-carboxylic-acid synthase → MYSDKKIVQILGEVLKLKSIFNIIISPGSRNAPIIIHFTKNKLFKTYSIVDERCAGFFALGMAQQLKKPVIINCTSGSSVVNYYPAVIESFYQNIPIIIITADRPKEFRTIYDGQSMDQENIFKKYVEKFVQLTEDESKKGIWYNNKLINESINQCILTNKPVHINIPFSEPLYGITNKIKVHTNTIKTFYTETYIKTKNQFFVEKKIWNKCKKKMILLGLNNFFNKTEISKILMKISLDRSIIIFSETTSKIYGDKFFSNIDQIIYGINSNKWNKTFKPNILLTIGTNVLSKKIKNLLRKSPPKYHWHIGDNCKDYPDTYFKLNTYWNINPEYFFKIILENKNFINSNYQKNWKILINKIMKKQNSFLKKEKNFSDLKALFFIFSKIPIKSVLQLGNSMIIRYYQLFNNKRRIDSYCNRGISGIDGSVSTAVGHSLASKKIVTLIIGDISFFYDSNALWNNYTPKNFRIILINNKCGNIFSIISNEKFEKEVFNFFETKHDLCADKLCEMYKWNYEKVSNLYRLKYILSFFWKKSSHPFLLEVNTKNCKNAEIFKKFLYSSK